In Chryseobacterium camelliae, one DNA window encodes the following:
- a CDS encoding D-2-hydroxyacid dehydrogenase translates to MRVLANDGISEAGASALKQAGIELLDHKVAQDHVIGFINENQVDVLLVRSVTKVRQDIIDACPGLKVIGRGGIGMDNIDVEYARSKGIRVINTPNASSKSVAELVFGHFFSLARFLHESNRLMPLEGETHFNAMKKSFSKAYELSGKTLGVIGFGSIGQEVAKMGIALGMKVKVLTRKPRTETLTLEFFDGQSVSFEITSSNDTDEFLKDTDFISINTPKTNEYIIDTEQFEKMKDGVYIVNTARGGVINEVALIDFIESGKVAGAALDVFENEPAPELPLLMNPSLSLSPHVGGNTVDAQEKIGIELAEQIIKLQKETIH, encoded by the coding sequence ATGAGAGTTTTAGCAAACGATGGTATTTCCGAAGCCGGAGCATCCGCCCTTAAACAGGCCGGCATTGAATTGCTTGACCACAAGGTTGCCCAGGACCATGTTATTGGTTTCATCAATGAAAACCAGGTAGATGTCCTGCTCGTAAGAAGCGTGACCAAAGTGCGTCAGGACATTATCGATGCCTGCCCCGGACTTAAGGTGATCGGCAGAGGTGGGATCGGGATGGATAATATTGACGTGGAATATGCCCGGAGCAAAGGAATCCGTGTCATCAACACACCCAATGCATCGTCGAAATCTGTGGCAGAACTTGTTTTCGGGCATTTCTTTTCCCTGGCCAGGTTCCTGCATGAATCCAACAGGCTAATGCCGCTGGAAGGTGAAACCCATTTCAACGCGATGAAAAAGTCATTCAGCAAAGCATATGAGCTTTCCGGAAAGACTTTAGGCGTCATCGGTTTCGGAAGCATCGGACAGGAAGTTGCCAAAATGGGGATTGCCCTGGGTATGAAAGTAAAGGTCCTGACCAGAAAGCCAAGAACAGAAACACTTACCCTGGAGTTTTTCGATGGACAGTCGGTAAGCTTTGAGATTACCTCTTCCAATGATACGGATGAATTCCTTAAGGATACAGATTTTATCAGCATCAATACGCCTAAAACGAATGAATATATCATAGACACCGAACAGTTTGAAAAAATGAAAGACGGCGTCTATATTGTGAACACTGCAAGAGGCGGTGTTATTAACGAAGTAGCTTTAATCGACTTTATCGAATCCGGAAAAGTGGCCGGAGCAGCACTGGATGTTTTTGAAAACGAACCGGCGCCGGAACTGCCACTCCTGATGAATCCTTCCTTATCGCTTTCCCCGCATGTAGGAGGAAACACAGTAGATGCCCAGGAGAAAATCGGAATCGAACTTGCCGAACAGATTATCAAACTTCAAAAAGAAACTATACACTAA